A genomic stretch from Streptomyces venezuelae ATCC 10712 includes:
- a CDS encoding exodeoxyribonuclease III has translation MRIATWNVNSITARLPRLLAWLESSGTDVLCVQETKCTAEQFPTEELRALGYESVVNATGRWNGVALVSRVGLADVVTGLPGGPEYDGMDEPRAISATCGPVRVWSVYVPNGREVAHEHYAYKLRWLEALKAAVAEDAAGDRPFAVLGDYNIAPTDDDVWDRAAFEGLTHVTEPERAALAGLREAGLSDVVPRPLKYDHPFTYWDYRQLCFPKNRGMRIDLVYGNKPFAEAVTDSYVDREERKGKGASDHAPVVVDLDVKA, from the coding sequence CACCGCCCGGCTGCCCCGGCTCCTCGCCTGGCTGGAGAGCAGCGGCACGGACGTGCTGTGCGTCCAGGAGACCAAGTGCACCGCCGAGCAGTTCCCCACCGAGGAGCTGCGCGCCCTCGGGTACGAGTCGGTGGTCAACGCCACGGGCCGGTGGAACGGCGTGGCCCTGGTCTCCCGCGTCGGCCTCGCCGACGTGGTCACGGGGCTGCCGGGCGGCCCGGAGTACGACGGGATGGACGAGCCCCGCGCGATCTCCGCGACCTGCGGCCCGGTCCGCGTCTGGTCGGTCTACGTGCCGAACGGCCGGGAGGTCGCCCACGAGCACTACGCGTACAAGCTGCGCTGGCTGGAGGCGCTGAAGGCGGCCGTCGCGGAGGACGCGGCGGGGGACCGTCCCTTCGCTGTCCTGGGTGACTACAACATCGCGCCGACCGACGACGACGTCTGGGACCGGGCCGCCTTCGAGGGCCTCACCCACGTGACGGAGCCCGAGCGGGCCGCGCTCGCCGGCCTGCGCGAGGCCGGTCTGTCCGACGTGGTCCCGCGCCCCCTGAAGTACGACCACCCCTTCACGTACTGGGACTACCGCCAGCTCTGCTTCCCGAAGAACCGGGGCATGCGCATCGACCTGGTCTACGGCAACAAGCCCTTCGCCGAGGCCGTCACGGACAGCTATGTGGACCGTGAGGAGCGCAAGGGCAAGGGCGCCTCGGACCACGCGCCCGTCGTCGTCGACCTCGACGTCAAGGCCTGA
- a CDS encoding DUF6278 family protein, with product MNIPFLDNWRKRHETEPADSPLAAAFDRDPDGVAELLAECELLRARVAQSGVELDDTPRSLQELDQLPPRWRDDPEELPWIGNDAGLYLGTVVVRNVPGARWQVWPGGGPVVRLASGREIQVVEAGLDWAMTGSPELSQVYAEAAEY from the coding sequence ATGAACATCCCGTTTCTGGACAACTGGCGCAAGCGGCACGAAACCGAGCCGGCCGACTCCCCGCTGGCCGCTGCCTTCGACCGTGACCCCGACGGGGTGGCCGAGCTGCTCGCCGAGTGCGAGCTGCTGCGCGCCCGGGTCGCGCAGTCCGGGGTGGAGCTCGACGACACCCCGCGCTCCCTCCAGGAGCTGGACCAGCTGCCGCCGCGCTGGCGCGACGACCCGGAGGAGCTGCCCTGGATCGGGAACGACGCCGGGCTGTACCTCGGCACGGTCGTCGTGCGGAACGTGCCGGGTGCCCGCTGGCAGGTGTGGCCGGGCGGCGGCCCGGTGGTGCGGCTGGCCTCCGGCCGGGAGATCCAGGTCGTCGAGGCCGGTCTCGACTGGGCCATGACGGGGTCGCCCGAGCTCTCCCAGGTGTACGCCGAGGCCGCCGAGTACTGA